The Streptomyces cyanogenus DNA segment CGGACCAGTCCGAGTGCGTGTGGCAGTCGCCGCGGATCAGCGCCCGCAGCCCGGCACCGGGCCCCTCGGCGCCGGCCGGCGTCCCGGCCTCCTCCTCCAGCCTGCGCAGATAACCGGGCACCTCACCGGCCAGCGCCTCCCGCACCACCTGCGCGGTCTTCGGCCCGACCCCCTTGAGCGACTCCAGCGTTCCGTCCGCGGCCCGCGCCGCCACCTCGCCCTCGGGGAGCGCGGCCAGCGTCCGGGAGGCGGTGCGAAAGGCCCGTACCCGATACGTGGGCGCGAGCGCCCGCTCCAGCAGGAAGGCGATCCGGTCGAGGGCAGCGACGGGGTCCATGGGAACCAAGGGTGCACCAGCCGCCCCGGAGGGGCGCGGGGAACCGCGCGGGTGACCGGCCACGAGCCGCGGCCCGCGACGGTCGGTGACCCCTCACGGCGAAACCCGTTTGCCCCCACCGCCCCCGGGTACTGCGGTGACTCGTCCGGACACCCACCGTGAGGAGGCGAGCCATGCCCGCACCAGCCGTGCAGCGAACGGCGCTGATCACCGGCGCGGACTCCGGCATCGGCCGGGCCACCGCCGTACGCCTAGCCGAGGCCGGCCTGGACATCGGCATCACTTGGCACGCGGACGAGAAGGGCGCCGAGGAGACGGCGCGGGAGGTCCGCGCGCACGGCCGCCGCGCGGCCGTCGCCCAGCTGGACCTCACCCGGCTGCCCGAGGCCGCCGACACCGTGGACCGGCTCTGTGACGAGCTGGGCCGGATCGACGTACTCGTCAACAACGCCGGTACGGGCACCATGACCCCCTTCCTGGACCTGACCCTGACCGATGTGCGCCGGGTCCTGGACGTCGACCTCGTCGGCCCGTTCCTGCTCGGTCAGCGGGCCGCGCGGCGCATGATCCGGCAGGGCGACGGCGGCCGGATCGTCAACGTCACCTCCGTGCACGAGCACCAGCCCCGGGTCGGCGCGGCCCCGTACTGCGCGGCCAAGGGCGGCCTCGGCCTGCTCACCCAGGTGATGGCCCTGGAGCTGGCCGAGCACGGCATCACCGTGAACGCGGTCGCGCCGGGCGAGATCGCCACCCCGATGACCGGCCAGGAGGACACCGACGTCCACACCGAGCGGCGCCCCGGCGTGCCGCTCGGCCGGCCCGGTGACGCCCGCGAGGTCGCCGCGGTGATCGCCTTCCTCGCCGGCCCGGACGCCTCCTACGTCACCGGCGCCTCCTGGAGTGTCGACGGCGGCATGCTGCGCATGGGCCCGCAGGCCGGCTCCCATCTGACCAGCGACGACTGGCGCCGGCCGTGAGCCGCCGCTGAGAGGCCGAGGAGGGCGGAGGAGGTCGAGGGTGAGGCTGCGCACCAGCTCGTGCGACGGCCCCGGCTACACACGTATCCGCTGCGGCCGGGGTTTCCGCTATGCCGACGCCACCGGCGAGCCCCTCACCGACCCCGAGCAGCTCGCCCGCATCCGGGCCCTGACCGTCCCGCCCGCCTGGCGCGACGTGTGGATCTGCCCGTGGCCCAACGGCCACCTCCAGGCCGTCGGCACCGACGACGCCGGGCGCCGCCAGTACCTGTACCACGAGCAGTTCCGCGCCGAGCAGGACAAGGCCAAGCACGAGCACGTACGGCAGGTCGCGCGGACCCTGCCGGAGCTGCGCGCCAGGGTGGCGCTCGACCTGGCCGGACGCGGGCTGAGCCGGGACCGGGTCACCGCCTGCGCGGTCCGCCTGCTCGACCTGGGCTTCTTCCGGATCGGCAGCGACCGGCACACCCGCACCAGCGAGACCTACGGCCTGACGACCATGCTCCGTGAGCACGTCGACTGCGGCCGCGGCGAGATCACCTTCAGCTACCCGGCCAAGGGCGGCACCGCGATGGTCCGCGCCCTCGTCGACGAGCAGGTCCACGAGGTCGCCCGGGCCCTGGTGCGCCGCCCGCGCGGTGGCGACCGCTTCCTCGTCTACTGGGACCGCCGCGCCTGGCACGACCTGCACGGCGACGACCTCAACGAGGCCCTGCGCCGGCTGTCCGGCACCGATGTCACCGCCAAGGACTTCCGCACCTGGCACGCCACCGTGCTGGCCGCCGTGGCGGTCTCCGTGGCCGCGCGCGACGCCCGGGCGACCGATGCCGCCCGGCGCCGGCAGATCACCCGGGCCGTCCGCGAGGTCAGCCACTACCTGGGCAACACGCCCGCGGTGTGGCGGTCGTCGTACATCGACCCGAAGGTGTTCGAGCTGTTCGAGCAGGGTGTGACCGTGGCCCCCGCGCTCACCCGGCTGGGCGAACACGGGGAGTTCGGGCGTCCGGCCACCCAGGGGGCCGTCGAGGCTGCCGTACTGGATCTTCTGGACGGAGCCGCTGGATGACCCGTCGGCGCGGGTTGCGTTCTACCCTCGATTGCATGACCGAACAAGCAGCTCCCCACATCTCCCATCCGCGGGTCCTGGTCCACGGGGTGTGCCCGGGCCGGCACGGCGAGCCGCCCTTCCGGATCATGGAGATCGACGGTCAGGTGGTCGGCGAGGCGAGGACCATCACGGACGTGCTGGAGACGGCCGCCTCCTACGGCATCCCCATCCACGACCTGGACGACCCGGACGCGGTTCGCTGGGTGGGCGGTGACAAGTACACCTGGAGAGTGCGCTGACCGGCCGGCGCGTCGGGCTCAGCCGACCGTCCACTTCTGGTTGGCGCCGCCCGTGCAGGTCCAGATCTGCAGCCGGGTCCCGTTGGCCGCGTTGCTCCCGGTCACGTCCAGGCACTTGTTCGCCTGCGGGTTGACGATGTCGCGGGCCGCCGGGAGGGCCCACTTCTGCGCGGCGCTGCCGTTGCAGTCCCACAGCTGGACGGGCGTGCCGTCGGCGGTGCCGCCGCCGCTGACGTCCAGGCACTTGCCGAGCGCCCGGAGCGTGCCGTCCGAGCCGACGGTCCACGCCTGCGCGCCCGTGCCGTTGCAGTCGTAGAGCTGGACCGGGGTTCCGTTCGCGGCGTTCGCCCCGGCGATGTCCACGCACTTGCCCGCGAGGCCCCGGATCGGCACGCCGGCCGCGCTGTCGCTCGTCGTCACCGACACCGAGTCCACCACCAGCGCTTGCGGGAACTGCGTCGAGCCGTCCGGGTCGCCGGGCCAGTAGCCGCCGACCGCGAGGTTCAGGATCAGGAAGAACGGCTTGTTGAACACCCAGGTCTTCCCGCCCAGGTCGGCGGGCGTGCGGCGCTGGTAGACGTTCCCGTCCACCGACCAGGTGATCGAGTCGGGCGCCCAGTCGACGGCGAAGGTGTGGAAGGCGTCCGCGAAGGCCTGCCCGTTCGGCAGCGAGTACGGGGCGCCTATGCCGCCCGAGCCGGAGTAGCCGGGGCCGTGGATGGTGCCGTGCACGGTGGAGGGCTCGAAGCCGACGTTCTCCATCACGTCGATCTCACCCGAGTCCGGCCAGTTGACCGGCGTGCCGAGCATCCAGAACGCGGGCCACATGCCCTGCCCGCGCGGGATCTTCATCCGGGCCTCGACATGGCCGTACTGGGCGTTGAACTTCCCGGCCGTGTTCAGCCGGGCCGAGGTGTACTGGCAACTGCCGTACCAGCACTGGTAGCCGGCCGGGTTCTCCTTGCGGGCCGTGATCACCAGATGGCCCTGGCCGTCCAGGGCCGCGTTCTTCGTGCCCGAGGTGTAGTACTGCCGCTCGTGGTTGTTGACGTTGTCGCCGGTCTCCAGGGTCCACTTCGAGGAGTCGACCGCGGCGCCCGCGGGCCCGTCGAAGGTGTCGGAGAAGGTGGTGACGGCCGCGGCCGCCGGGGCGGCGGTCCGGGCCTGCGCCGGGCCGACGGCGGCGGAGCCGACGAGCGCGGCGGAGAGGGCGGCGAGGAGACATCTGCGGAGCAGGCGCGAGGAGGCCATGGCTCTCCGTTCGGTGGGGGGCGGGAGCGGTGTGCCTCTTGATTTAAGAAGTGAGATAAGGGAGCGTCAAGTCCCTGGTGCAGACCTGCCCCTGACCATCACCCGGCCGACGGCCCGGCCACCCGACGGTGCACGCCCCGCCCGAGCCGCCGCCCCAGCAGCAGCCAACCCAGCAGCGCCCCGGCCGTGTTGAGGATCACGTCGTCGATGTCGAAGGCCCGCCCGGTGACCAGCGCGCCCTGGACCAGCTCCACCATCAGCATCACCAGGGCCGTCAGTGCCGTCACCCGCGCCGCTCCCCGGGCGCGTGGCGCGAGGATCGGCACCAGCACCCCGAACGGCACGCCCAGCAGCACGTTCCCGCCGAGCTGCCGGAGCGCGTCCCGCAGCGACGCCTGCTCCAGATAGGCCCTGAGCGAGCGGCCCGGGTGCAGGTTGCTGTGCGTCAGCGGCACCGAGGCGGGCGACGGCTGGAGCGTGATCCGGGCCAGGACGACGGCGAACGCCACCATCAACGCGAACGCCACCAGGACGGCGAGGAGCCGGAGGGGGAGCGGCAGCGCGTGCCGCGGGGGGCGCGAGGGCTCCGAGGGCCGGACCTCCTCCGCCGGGCGGCGCCTGCGGACGGCGCGCAGAAACCCCGGCAGTCGCGGGACGGTTCGGTCCATACGGTCCTCCAGTCGTCAACGTCCTGGTTCCGCACGTCGGTTACCCGCACCGCGGCCCGGGATGCCCCCGCCCGGCACCCCCGCTGGTTTCCGTTCACGCCTCCGGGGCACTCCGGATGCGGACCCGCGCGCCGCCGCTCCCGCCCGGGTCCGGCGGTGCTTGGATGCCCCCAGCGGCACTCCGGATCCACCGCCGCACACCCGAGCACAGCGGACCGAGGAGGCGCTGTATGACCCGCGGTACGGCCCCCCGCGCGTTCCTCCTCGCCGCCGGTGAACTCCTCGCCTGGTGGGCGGCGCTGGCGCTGCTGTGGCTGGTGCTCATCACGACCGTCGACACGCTCGAACGGATCGTCGGCGCGAGCTGCGCCGCCGTCGGTGCGCTGCTGGCCCGGACCGGCCGGCGGGCGGTGACCTGGCGGTGAACGGCTGGATCCTCGCGGCGACCGTCGAACTGGGCGGGGGAGGCGCGGCCACCCTCTGGGGCGTGTCCACCGGCCCGCCGGCCCGCCGGTTGATCGCCCAGAACCTGACCACCTCCGTCGTCTGCCCGGCCCTGCTGCTCCTCGCCCAGGGTTACGGCCGCCCGTCCTACGTCGACCTCGCCCTGCTGCTCGCCCTGCTCGGCCCGGTCGGCACGCTCGTCTTCGCCCGTCTGCTGTCCGACGAGCCGGCCCGGCGCCCGAGCGCCTGGGGGCTGACCTGGGTCGCCGCGGGACTGGCCGCGGCCGTCGTCGTCGCCCTGTGCGCGGCCGGCACACCGGGCCGGTCCATGGTGAAGCTGCTGCTGATCGGCACCCTGCTGATCAGCGGCAACATCATCGCCTCACGCGCCCTGGCGGGCGGTTTCCGGGGGGTGCGCGGTGGCTGACGGGATGCCGGGGCGCGCGGTCGCGGGGCGTGCGCCGGCTCGTGGGGCGAGGGCAGGTGGCGTGTGTCCGACGCGGTGATCGTCGTCGTCCTGCTGCTCGTGGCCGCCTCCGCCACCGCGGCCGTGGCCCAGCGTGACCCCGCCCGCCAGGCGCTGGTGCTGTCCTTCCTCGGCATGGCGCTGGCCGCGCTGTTCACCGTGCTCCAGGCCCCGGACGTCGGCCTGTCCCAGCTGGCCGTCGGCTCCGCCCTCACCCCGCTGCTGATCATGCTGTCCGTGCGCAAGGTCAGACGCCGGGGCCGGAGGAAGGAGGAGCCGAAGTGAGGCGGCTGCGGCTGTACCTGCTGGCCGTCGGCGGCGCCGGGCTCGCCGCCCTGCTCGTCGCCGCCTGCTTCGGCCTGCCCGGCTTCGGCGGACGCCGGCACCCGTACGGCGACCGCGCCGTCCACGCCTCCCTCGCCCGGCACACCGCGAACACCATCGCCTCCGTCAACTTCGACCAGCGCGCCTACGACACCCTCGGCGAGATGAGCATCCTGTTCGCCGCCGTCCTCGGTTGCGTGGTGCTGCTGCGCCAGGCCGGCGACGAGTACCGGGCACGGCCGGAACCCGCCGAGGTGGTCCGCCCGGTCCGCCGCTACGCCCTGCTCGCCCTGCCCGTCGCCCTGGTCACCGGCCTGTACGTGATCGCCCACGGCCAGCTCAGCCCCGGCGGCGGCTTCCAGGGCGGGGTCGTCGCCGCGACCGCCCTGCACCTGCTCTACCTCGGCGCCGACTACGGCGCACTGGAACGCGTCCGCCCGCTCGGCGTCTTCGAGACCACCGACTCCCTCGCGGTCTGCGCCTACCTCGTACTGGGCACCGCCGGCGTCCTGGCCGGCACCGCGTTCCTGGCCAACACCCTGCTGCCGTACGGCACCTTCAACACGCTGTCCTCCGGCGGCACCGTGCCGCTGCTGAACGCGGCCGTCGGCATGGAGGTGGCCAGTGCGGTCGTCGTCCTGCTCGCCCACTTCCTCGACCAGGCCGTCGAGATCGAGGAAGAGCCCGGGAGGTGAACACCGCGATGCACGTCCTGCCGTACCTGGTGGCCGCCTACGTCTTCCTGACGGGCTGCTACGGCCTCGCCACCAGCCGGAACCTGATCCACGCCGTCGGCTGTCTCGCGGTCTGCCAGTCCGCCACCTACGTCCTGCTGCTGGCGGTCGGCTACCGCGACGGCGCCACCGCGCCCGTCTTCTCCGACATCAAGCCCGGCTCCCGGCCGGTGGTGGACCCGGTGGTGCAGGCGCTCACCCTCACCGACATCGTCGTCGGCGCCACCGTCACCGCGCTGCTGCTCGCCCTCGTCCTGCAGATCGCCAAACGGCACGGCACGATCGATCCCGACGAACTGCGGGAGCTGCGCGGCTGATGCACCACCTGATCCCGCTCCTGGTCGCCGTCCCGCTGCTCGGCGCCGCCCTGCTG contains these protein-coding regions:
- a CDS encoding SDR family oxidoreductase — translated: MPAPAVQRTALITGADSGIGRATAVRLAEAGLDIGITWHADEKGAEETAREVRAHGRRAAVAQLDLTRLPEAADTVDRLCDELGRIDVLVNNAGTGTMTPFLDLTLTDVRRVLDVDLVGPFLLGQRAARRMIRQGDGGRIVNVTSVHEHQPRVGAAPYCAAKGGLGLLTQVMALELAEHGITVNAVAPGEIATPMTGQEDTDVHTERRPGVPLGRPGDAREVAAVIAFLAGPDASYVTGASWSVDGGMLRMGPQAGSHLTSDDWRRP
- a CDS encoding DNA topoisomerase IB; amino-acid sequence: MRLRTSSCDGPGYTRIRCGRGFRYADATGEPLTDPEQLARIRALTVPPAWRDVWICPWPNGHLQAVGTDDAGRRQYLYHEQFRAEQDKAKHEHVRQVARTLPELRARVALDLAGRGLSRDRVTACAVRLLDLGFFRIGSDRHTRTSETYGLTTMLREHVDCGRGEITFSYPAKGGTAMVRALVDEQVHEVARALVRRPRGGDRFLVYWDRRAWHDLHGDDLNEALRRLSGTDVTAKDFRTWHATVLAAVAVSVAARDARATDAARRRQITRAVREVSHYLGNTPAVWRSSYIDPKVFELFEQGVTVAPALTRLGEHGEFGRPATQGAVEAAVLDLLDGAAG
- a CDS encoding glycoside hydrolase family 16 protein; this encodes MASSRLLRRCLLAALSAALVGSAAVGPAQARTAAPAAAAVTTFSDTFDGPAGAAVDSSKWTLETGDNVNNHERQYYTSGTKNAALDGQGHLVITARKENPAGYQCWYGSCQYTSARLNTAGKFNAQYGHVEARMKIPRGQGMWPAFWMLGTPVNWPDSGEIDVMENVGFEPSTVHGTIHGPGYSGSGGIGAPYSLPNGQAFADAFHTFAVDWAPDSITWSVDGNVYQRRTPADLGGKTWVFNKPFFLILNLAVGGYWPGDPDGSTQFPQALVVDSVSVTTSDSAAGVPIRGLAGKCVDIAGANAANGTPVQLYDCNGTGAQAWTVGSDGTLRALGKCLDVSGGGTADGTPVQLWDCNGSAAQKWALPAARDIVNPQANKCLDVTGSNAANGTRLQIWTCTGGANQKWTVG
- a CDS encoding VanZ family protein, with the translated sequence MDRTVPRLPGFLRAVRRRRPAEEVRPSEPSRPPRHALPLPLRLLAVLVAFALMVAFAVVLARITLQPSPASVPLTHSNLHPGRSLRAYLEQASLRDALRQLGGNVLLGVPFGVLVPILAPRARGAARVTALTALVMLMVELVQGALVTGRAFDIDDVILNTAGALLGWLLLGRRLGRGVHRRVAGPSAG
- a CDS encoding monovalent cation/H+ antiporter complex subunit F, with the translated sequence MNGWILAATVELGGGGAATLWGVSTGPPARRLIAQNLTTSVVCPALLLLAQGYGRPSYVDLALLLALLGPVGTLVFARLLSDEPARRPSAWGLTWVAAGLAAAVVVALCAAGTPGRSMVKLLLIGTLLISGNIIASRALAGGFRGVRGG
- a CDS encoding Na(+)/H(+) antiporter subunit B; the encoded protein is MSDAVIVVVLLLVAASATAAVAQRDPARQALVLSFLGMALAALFTVLQAPDVGLSQLAVGSALTPLLIMLSVRKVRRRGRRKEEPK
- a CDS encoding MnhB domain-containing protein, which translates into the protein MRRLRLYLLAVGGAGLAALLVAACFGLPGFGGRRHPYGDRAVHASLARHTANTIASVNFDQRAYDTLGEMSILFAAVLGCVVLLRQAGDEYRARPEPAEVVRPVRRYALLALPVALVTGLYVIAHGQLSPGGGFQGGVVAATALHLLYLGADYGALERVRPLGVFETTDSLAVCAYLVLGTAGVLAGTAFLANTLLPYGTFNTLSSGGTVPLLNAAVGMEVASAVVVLLAHFLDQAVEIEEEPGR
- a CDS encoding sodium:proton antiporter; the encoded protein is MHVLPYLVAAYVFLTGCYGLATSRNLIHAVGCLAVCQSATYVLLLAVGYRDGATAPVFSDIKPGSRPVVDPVVQALTLTDIVVGATVTALLLALVLQIAKRHGTIDPDELRELRG